Within the Macrobrachium rosenbergii isolate ZJJX-2024 chromosome 17, ASM4041242v1, whole genome shotgun sequence genome, the region TATGATCCACACACCCTCTTACTTGCCCACAATCACGCTGTCCTTTCTCTATCATTCCCACtgtcatttgttttactttctcaGTCCAAGCTCTACCATGCACTATCCTTGGTATACTAAGTGATGTCATGCCCCTGTAATTCTCTCAGTCATCAAAatccccatttatccagatgcAAAGGAACGATTATTCCTCTCatccatttcttttgaaattttcccTCATATAATTATATCTCCCATCCTGGTGTATATACCGTTATTGTTACTGTATGCAGAAAATGAAAGtcgatttttattttcactaccCTACACAacaaattcatacatttttcattctAGTTTTCCTACAAATATGATGTCaaatataatgcatttatttgtataaaCTAAATGTATATTGTTCATCAACTTTTTCTAAGTATGAAAATACAAAGCAACCTATAAAGCAAAGACTCTGTAAAACTAATCTATCCTTTGACTTGCAGGAAGCCATCATGAAGAAAAGTAGCCCTTGGCCATCGGCTGGAGATGCCACAGAAGAGGATGCCCTGAAGGACAAGATGGAACTGGAGAGGCAGAGCAGCGATGAATCCATCCCTCCGATCCATCAGTGCCCCTCCGtcgaggagaaaaagaaagaaaaagagcagcAGCTTCGAAATCTCTTTAGAAGCAACAAGGTTGGTGTGGGCGATGAAGTACAGGAAGTGTGGGAGGTTCCGCGAGGGAATGTCCCACCATCTGCTACATTCAGGAGCTCTAGTGGGCGCAGTGAGTTCCAGGAAGTAGAATTTACTGAAGCCAAAATCGATGCTGAAGGTCGTGTTGGTCTTGCCCCTGGATACTATGAGGGGGAGCAACAAAAGCCGAATGTCATGAAGGCAGTGGCGAATGGCATGAGAGTATTTGGAAGCTGCAACCCTGGTGAAAGTAGTGATGATGAAGGTTGTGCAAAACCCAAAGAGGATATCACCATTGAGGaagttgatggtgatgatgaaggtgatggcaatGGTGGAGGGGATGCTGAAGGTGAGGGTAATGGTGGAGATGAGGGTGATGATGGAGGTAAGGGTGATGATGAGGGTGAAAATGAAGGTGCTGATGGTGATAGTGATTCTACATCAGAGTCCGATAATTCTGATGGCagtgataaagatgatgatgaagaagacgaTAGTTATCCAGAGGATGgtgaaactaaaacaaaacaggACCCAGAAAATTCAGCCTCTATCACTGGCAAAGCTGATGAGGCTGTTGATTCCACAGGTGTAAGGGTGATCAGAGAGCAGTCTGCCATCAAAAGAGGGACAGGGAGCATTGGCAATGTAGCTGTAGTGTCCAGATTCATTTCCGGGCCTAAAGTTTCTTATAACAATTATAACCGGCCATCAACATCAGAGCACGCGAGATACAACTCTGGTGCAAGCACAAGCAAGGCTGGATACTATAAAGGACAAGGCCCTTCCAGGGACAGTTCGTTCACGGACGCCACAGATCTAACATCAGGATCTGCGAGGGAAGACACTACCCTAACCATCGAGGAAGAaggtgaggaagaagaggaacacaAACCAATGGATCCTGTTCAGCTGCGAAAAGCTCAGATGAAAGTGGCTAAACCTTTTCTTACCGCCTCGTCGTTGGCAATTTACTCCCAGATTCACCAAAATGGTGTTTCCAAGCTAGGAACTTGGGTTCTTGGCACTTCACTTGTTTGTACATTTGTAGTGACAATTGTTCTCACAGTTTTGATATTAATAGCCCCGAAAACTTTATCACCAAAACTGCATGTTGACTACACCACGGAAGCACCAACAGTGGTGCCTGACAATGCTTTAATAACAGGACCTGCATTACCTGCAGGAGCTTTGGTGTGGAAAGACGTATCAATAGATCTGGAAATTTCCCCGATTAGTTTCGAAAAGACAAATGCATCTTTAACAGTATCTAACAGTACTGGTGCTCTGACATCAtctattaaaaataatagaaaaagctTAAGGACATCTCATGTGGGTAATCCAAATGTACAAAGAGTAGTGTTTAGGAAAGGTTACGAGATAAGTCAGAAAAGCCCTAGTCAACCATCTAGTAGTAACAAAAGTGTATTAAAAACcagtggaaaaatgtttaacacAGTACCTTATAATAGCAGTACAAGTCAACTACCTTTTGTGAACCAAGAAACAAGTTCCATAGTTTATCCTTCCAGTAGGAACCTTTCTGTGTTAAGTTCAGTAAACAATACAGACAATATTgttaaatatagtaaaaattcAAGTGATTTATATTTACATGGGGTAATCACAGAGTCTACTGCCAGAACAAATGTTATCCACACACTACTAAGTCAGAGAGTGAATACTCCAGGAAAAACCAGGACACACAGTTACACAGCACAAACCCCACCCATAAACATCACAACAGTAAGATCATCCTCTATTTTACACACATCATCTTTATACAATAAAACAACTAGTCAGCCATTGAAAGGTGGTACTGGGGTgccaaataaacagaaatacaaaGAGGAAAATTCAGCATTCCACGATATTGTTACCAGTAAACAAAGCCTAGACAATGCAACTGCAAAGGAAAGGCTTGGTAGATTTCATGAAATGTTCTCAGATAATAACACAACCAATCAGTCATTAATGCATTCTGTGACAGTGATGCAAGACATCATACTAAACACAACAGCCACTTATGTCAGTGTTAGCCCACCACATTTTCACAGTCCCAAGAAAAGTCCTTCAGTACAAAATACGACCAATCAACTAAAGACTGAAACTAGACTCAATAGCACTATAGAGCACGTGTTTATCAAGGGAACAATAATGATAGACAAGGAAGAGGTAACACCTCAAACTGATTTAAGCCTGCCATTCACTGAATCAGTAACTGAAATATCGAACAGCATGTTTCACAAAGAATCTAAAGTTGATGTTGTTAAAAATAGTAGAGACGATGGACTTGGTGATACCAGTGTaggaaaactgatgaaaaatagtCACGGGAAAGCTAACATACTTACGCTGAAGCCAGATATCATGAAAACGGATGGATACCGGGATATAGCAATTGCATTCAACACCACAAAAAGTCAGCTATTGTTGGATATGAGCGCCAATATCACAGTAGAGAGTAGCCATGGAAACGAATCAAAATTGTATGAAAGCGGAGAAAAGGCGAAATATAATGGTACTAACAGTGAAACAGGACCCCTTCATCTCCTCAATAGTACAGGTGAACTAAGGTTTCTAGTTAGTAATTACAAAAAGAGAGATCACATCATCTTAGAGGGAACAAAAGCACCGACTGATAttggtaaaacaaaaaattacagcCTTATGGTTGAGGCAAAAACTCACAACATATCAGAGAAATTAGAAAATCGTAACGATACAGTTGCTGCAAAAAGtatgacaaagaaaaatgaagatcctATCAATATCAATAGTTCAAAAAGAATAAACAGTCCAAGCAGTACAGAGACTTTAAAGTCAAATGGCAGCCACAATGTCACGTACAAATCAGAAATTCccagaagtaaaaaagaaaaagaggtggAAAGTGATTTTGACAAATCAGGAATTATCAATATTACATGGGTGAATGACACATTGCTTAGTCTAGATGAGTCAGAAGCTCACAGTGACATGAACAAATCAGAAGTTCTCATAAGTTCAGAAGGAACAAAAAGTTCAGATAGCAATGAAACTACAAGCGATCGCAACGAATCAAAGGATATTAAGAGATCAGGTAATTTTGAAACACAGggaatgatggacagaactgaaACGCTTAGTTCAGAGCAGTCTGAAACTTTAACAAGTACAGACGAACCTGAAACACAAAGTGGAGTGAAGGACACAGATGGAATAAGAAATAATGGTAATGGAGAATCGAAGGTGACAGCTGATAACACAAATCGGCCTCCTGTAGAAAGCAATGGAGAGAAAGTATTCAACCCTGACTGGGATGAAATGACGACCAACGTTACAACAGACATAACTAACTCAAGTTACTTCATTAgctaattgcatatatatatatatatatatatatatatatatatatatatatatatatatatatatatatactttgcttagatttattttaatggGACTTTGAGAAGAATCGTTAGTTACTAGTGTATCAAATCATATAAATTCACGAGCAAAAGCAGAACGTTTTCTTATATGGGAAGTTGATATAATATAGTTGAGTTTTTGTTGAATTGTTATACCATGTCCAACCTGCATGGGCTGAGTCCTAAAATCGTGTCCAAAATACTAGGAGTTTAATTCCCACGTTATGgtgcttttttcagttttgaataacTAAAACTGCGTTTCTGATATTAGCGTTATTGTCTGGTATGACATTCCAcagtaaaatattcagtaaaatcgATTTTCCTTGGCATGGTGTGCTGACAGTCATGAGtgaagatttatattttcatgaccattatacatacatacttttatacatacaattatacgtacgtatacgtacatacaaagcGAAGATGTTTAGTAAAACATATattctcttactgcttcaaaatcaGGTGCTCTGAACTTACATAAGTGTGTAAGAGGTGTGAAAATGGCTACTTGATATGTAGACATTTCCAAATATGCGTGTTGTGATGAAATtgagtgttttttctctctctctctattcataacAATGCGGAAAGCCGAGTCATAAACCGTCAGGTGAGTGTAGTTCAAAATAATTACTATTTATGAAGGCTTTGTACATCAGTGATACTACTTAGtgtgaattttaaaatgtttaaccTTCAAGATTAATTCTATTTGTTCAGTTCTTATATTATGAACAGTGCAGTTTAGCATATCTGgaaaactttttatgatttaaatCGCTGTTAGTTTCTTACAGCTTTGCGTCTCCTTGTAGGTAAAAATTTTGTCTTACGTTACCACGTAAGGAACCTGTGATGGTTGGttttaatatgcattttttctatattgttcCATAATTCCTACGGTTGTAACCATTGATATATGCTCATAAGATTGTAATCTCTTTTCCTAAATGTTAAACTCTTAACCAATGCTTACGACTGTAGGATTAtgcttattgatattttttattcttctttacctCATCATATATAGctgttattaatgttttaattaatttgtattataaGCTGTAGCCATGACAAAAAAATATCATCGACTCTGATTATTGACTGAAAAGGTTTGATACATTACGTTCACTGCTGATTAGTTTTCTCTTGTcatattacttaatttattttcgaGTTCATGCAATTCAAAAGAATGTAAGAAGATAAAATCTTGCAAAACCAATCAAATTGGGTCTATGAATTTATGGTTAtgtgaataaaattttcataatcaattGACAGTcaattttctgagaaaaaaaaaactgtaatcttTCGTAAAGTATTGTAAAGGTTTCCTTCGTCCATCTTCGATTACTAATATTCGTACAAGTAACCAAAATAGCTACTTTGGGTTACTTCCAACAGGTGAAGTGTCAAGAGAAAACACTTTGGAAAAGAAGTCATTCGGGAGAAGCAATCTTAGGCACCAGCTTGAAAGCTGACAGGAACTGGTGCATGACAGCACTTTGAAGTTTCCCTTAATGCGACTCATTTGGCGGtgacaaaactgaaaaagaagactGTACGGAGCTAACGATGAAAGAAGTTAATAAACTACAAgaatgaacttttaaaatactgAGCGTGACGAAGTTCGAAGTGTCCACATATGATCATTGTACCGTAAGGGACGTCAGTAGACTCTTTCTATGTATAAGACAAGCCCTTATCATTTCTTTCGTGTTGACTCGCCGACACGAAACCCTGATACGATACGCACAGCGGGGAGGAGGGataagggagggaggggaggggggagggagtagGGAGTTAGGGAGATaagggaagaaagggagaagaaaaattgACGAGCTGTAACGATGatgtcatttttgtatataacgAATACGGTTTTGTATAGTGcatgccgtttttttttttcttttttgtaaacatagTCATTTCTATGATCAGTATTACTACGCTTTAGTGAATTTGCGAGGAGTGGAGTTATTTATCACATGTTTCTATGACGTTGTCGCTTTTCATTCTACCAAGAACTCCTTGTTGTTTACATAAACGAGAATtgatttcaaagaatttttaccAATATATCTCTCTTAAAATCATTCTGCAATGagtactgtgatatatatatacataagcacaaTCATTTAAAAGTCCATAAATAAGGTTTGCATCCAGGCAGATAGACGCGCTCGTGTgcacacagacacagatataCATTCACatcaaaatacacatacacacacacgtatatagataattatatatatatatatatatatatatatatatatatatatatatatatatatatatatatatatatatatatatatatatatatatatatatatatatttatatgtatttatatatatatatatatatatatatatatatatatatatatatatatatatacatatatttatatatacatatatgtgtatatatatgtatatatatacatataaacttttaTACTAATGTCAAGTGACAGTTGCAGGAATTTATCATCGCAATTTAccaaccataataaaaaaagcactGCTCTAATGTCCATCTGAATATCGTGTGTCGTGACTATTGTGTTAATTGGATATACCTCATTATATGCAACTTGTTACTGAACAATgttctgtttttccttatttacggcttttatatatatttaaagtattacTCACACCTGTCATTGTAACAGCATTTGATGAAAGAATGatgttagtcattattttattctctAGTATGTAAGGTTTTTTTCACAGCAATTATAGGCCGGTTATTCCAATTACCTTGGTCTCTAGGGGTTAACGCATGGTGTAAATCTTGTGAGGTGTACTGCAGACAGTACCCAACAGTTCTGTGTAGTGTCCCTTATTAGGATCCTGTGCTGTGTTGCTTTGTACCTTTTTCTTTCCGCCTTTTActttccatccccttcctttcgTCTCTTCTCACCTAGCTCTCCAACTACTCCTCGAACTTCCATCACTCCAGTTTGAACCTCCAGCTAAAAAACAAACCCTTCAGGTAATCCCCAACAGATCCTGGAGAATGTGAGACTCGTTTGTCCTCTGAACTACtttgtaataacaaaaataatgattaacataACTGCTCTCTCAATGTACGAACTGATTATGTCTCTCATGTGTTACCAATGTTTTACCAATATCTTTCATATCAGCAAAATGTTTCTTTTACGTGTGTATGAATAAGATGTGTTTCTGCCATCACCCTCATCTATATTAATCATCGTTTTCATTGCCGCCATGATCATCGTTCATCgtcattgtttttgatattgaGACGTCAAATAAAGCTTTGATTGAACTCCATTAGACGAGGCTCTCCTGAcaacttttgaataaatatgctcATATCTAAGAAGTGCCCTTTTCTTTAGCATCCTTTGGTAAGGAATGAGCtcatagatatttcattattcaaatacTAAATCTGTATGTAAACACAGACTGATCTCTCACGCATGCAATACGAAGCAATTAATGAGTTAATCTACGGTATATCTGAAATAGAGTTTATACACAAATT harbors:
- the LOC136847718 gene encoding serine-rich adhesin for platelets-like, which codes for MKKSSPWPSAGDATEEDALKDKMELERQSSDESIPPIHQCPSVEEKKKEKEQQLRNLFRSNKVGVGDEVQEVWEVPRGNVPPSATFRSSSGRSEFQEVEFTEAKIDAEGRVGLAPGYYEGEQQKPNVMKAVANGMRVFGSCNPGESSDDEGCAKPKEDITIEEVDGDDEGDGNGGGDAEGEGNGGDEGDDGGKGDDEGENEGADGDSDSTSESDNSDGSDKDDDEEDDSYPEDGETKTKQDPENSASITGKADEAVDSTGVRVIREQSAIKRGTGSIGNVAVVSRFISGPKVSYNNYNRPSTSEHARYNSGASTSKAGYYKGQGPSRDSSFTDATDLTSGSAREDTTLTIEEEGEEEEEHKPMDPVQLRKAQMKVAKPFLTASSLAIYSQIHQNGVSKLGTWVLGTSLVCTFVVTIVLTVLILIAPKTLSPKLHVDYTTEAPTVVPDNALITGPALPAGALVWKDVSIDLEISPISFEKTNASLTVSNSTGALTSSIKNNRKSLRTSHVGNPNVQRVVFRKGYEISQKSPSQPSSSNKSVLKTSGKMFNTVPYNSSTSQLPFVNQETSSIVYPSSRNLSVLSSVNNTDNIVKYSKNSSDLYLHGVITESTARTNVIHTLLSQRVNTPGKTRTHSYTAQTPPINITTVRSSSILHTSSLYNKTTSQPLKGGTGVPNKQKYKEENSAFHDIVTSKQSLDNATAKERLGRFHEMFSDNNTTNQSLMHSVTVMQDIILNTTATYVSVSPPHFHSPKKSPSVQNTTNQLKTETRLNSTIEHVFIKGTIMIDKEEVTPQTDLSLPFTESVTEISNSMFHKESKVDVVKNSRDDGLGDTSVGKLMKNSHGKANILTLKPDIMKTDGYRDIAIAFNTTKSQLLLDMSANITVESSHGNESKLYESGEKAKYNGTNSETGPLHLLNSTGELRFLVSNYKKRDHIILEGTKAPTDIGKTKNYSLMVEAKTHNISEKLENRNDTVAAKSMTKKNEDPININSSKRINSPSSTETLKSNGSHNVTYKSEIPRSKKEKEVESDFDKSGIINITWVNDTLLSLDESEAHSDMNKSEVLISSEGTKSSDSNETTSDRNESKDIKRSGNFETQGMMDRTETLSSEQSETLTSTDEPETQSGVKDTDGIRNNGNGESKVTADNTNRPPVESNGEKVFNPDWDEMTTNVTTDITNSSYFIS